One segment of Desulfobacterales bacterium DNA contains the following:
- a CDS encoding AMP-binding protein gives MQPDVKPDLNGSDVSKELTIPKLFYEKATLYGKNRIAMREKEFGIWRPITWHDYFENVKSLALGLISLGLEDGDKVAMIGDNRPEGLWAEMAALCARGIGVWLFQDSLIDEVRYIVDHSDTKFLFGEGQEEVDKAISIFNECPKLKKIIWDDPKGMRNYDRDYLISLKEVQALGRELDRKEPNLFKELIAKGHGDEVALLFYTSGTTSLPKGALLSHHNMLTMGKHLMAVDPCLETDDYVSYLPFAWIGEQMMSISCGLQIGYTLNFPEDPATAQENIREIGPHVMFAPPRMYEQMTRSVQVKYLDATWIKRMSYRLSTWIGYRVADMKFKKKPIPWHWKFLEWLAYVIMQKKLKDHLGLSRVRNAYTGGAAMGPDHFRFFHALGVNLKQIYGQTEVAGISVVHRSGDIKFDTVGHPIPGTEIHITEEGEIITKSPSVFLGYYKNPEATAKALKDDWLYSDDKGFIDDEGHLVVFDRTKDVFTLRDGKPFSPQYLETRLKFSPYIKDSWVVGNKRDFIAAVLCIDYSVVGKWADERKLNYTSYMELSQKPEVINLVEEQIRTANRDLPAAARVKRFTNLYKELDADDDELTRTRKLRRSFVEKRYQEIVDALYSDKGSVHIDTTIKYEDGRQSRILTDLTIQTIDV, from the coding sequence ATGCAACCCGACGTTAAGCCGGATTTAAACGGAAGTGATGTTTCCAAAGAGCTGACGATCCCCAAACTTTTTTATGAAAAGGCCACGCTTTACGGAAAAAACCGGATCGCCATGCGGGAAAAAGAGTTCGGCATCTGGCGTCCGATTACCTGGCACGATTACTTCGAAAACGTCAAGAGCCTGGCTTTGGGGCTGATCAGCCTGGGACTTGAAGACGGCGACAAGGTCGCCATGATCGGCGACAACCGTCCCGAAGGATTATGGGCTGAAATGGCGGCGCTGTGCGCCCGGGGAATCGGCGTCTGGCTGTTTCAGGACAGCCTGATCGATGAGGTCCGCTACATTGTGGATCACTCCGACACCAAATTTTTATTCGGCGAGGGGCAGGAAGAAGTCGATAAGGCCATTTCCATTTTCAATGAATGCCCCAAACTGAAAAAAATTATCTGGGACGATCCCAAAGGGATGCGCAATTATGACCGGGACTATCTCATCAGTCTGAAAGAGGTTCAGGCTTTGGGCCGGGAACTGGACCGCAAGGAGCCGAACCTGTTTAAAGAATTGATCGCCAAGGGACATGGGGATGAAGTCGCCCTGCTGTTTTATACATCCGGCACCACCTCCCTGCCCAAGGGCGCGCTTTTGTCGCATCACAACATGCTGACCATGGGCAAACACCTCATGGCGGTGGACCCCTGCCTGGAAACCGATGACTATGTATCATACCTTCCCTTTGCCTGGATCGGTGAACAGATGATGTCCATTTCCTGCGGCCTGCAGATCGGGTATACCTTGAATTTTCCCGAGGACCCCGCAACCGCCCAGGAAAATATCCGGGAAATCGGTCCGCATGTCATGTTTGCGCCGCCGCGCATGTACGAGCAGATGACCCGCTCGGTCCAGGTTAAATATCTGGATGCCACCTGGATCAAGCGCATGAGCTATAGGCTTTCCACCTGGATCGGCTACCGGGTGGCCGATATGAAATTCAAGAAAAAACCGATCCCCTGGCACTGGAAATTTCTGGAATGGCTGGCTTACGTCATTATGCAAAAGAAGCTCAAGGATCATCTCGGACTGTCCCGGGTCCGCAATGCCTATACCGGCGGCGCCGCCATGGGACCGGATCATTTTCGATTTTTCCACGCCCTGGGGGTCAACCTGAAGCAGATATACGGCCAAACAGAGGTGGCCGGCATCTCCGTGGTCCACCGCAGCGGCGACATCAAGTTCGACACCGTCGGGCACCCCATTCCCGGTACCGAAATCCACATTACCGAAGAGGGCGAAATCATCACCAAAAGCCCGTCCGTATTTTTAGGATACTATAAAAATCCCGAAGCAACCGCAAAGGCCCTCAAAGACGACTGGCTCTATTCCGACGACAAGGGCTTTATCGATGATGAGGGGCACCTGGTTGTTTTTGACCGCACCAAAGATGTCTTTACCCTCAGGGACGGCAAACCGTTTTCACCGCAGTACCTGGAGACCCGTTTGAAATTCAGCCCCTATATCAAGGATTCCTGGGTTGTCGGCAACAAGCGGGACTTCATCGCCGCGGTCCTGTGTATAGACTATTCGGTGGTGGGAAAATGGGCTGATGAAAGGAAGCTCAATTATACCAGCTACATGGAACTGTCGCAAAAGCCCGAGGTAATCAATCTGGTAGAAGAACAGATTCGAACTGCCAACAGGGACCTGCCGGCGGCGGCCCGGGTTAAAAGGTTTACGAATCTTTACAAAGAACTGGATGCGGATGACGACGAACTCACCCGCACCCGCAAACTGCGGCGGTCCTTTGTGGAAAAGCGCTACCAGGAAATCGTCGATGCCCTATACTCCGACAAAGGCTCGGTGCACATCGACACCACCATCAAGTATGAAGACGGACGGCAGTCGCGCATCCTGACCGATCTGACCATTCAAACGATTGACGTTTAA
- a CDS encoding ABC transporter ATP-binding protein has translation MIGSEEIKGNDVLLELEDIHMSFGKVSALAGVSLKIRRGEIHSIIGPNGAGKTVMMNCVNGLYHPQQGNIYFKGQQINHLKPHQRANLRIARTFQKVEVFGGMTVLDNIRLGRHIHYKSGIVSGALYVGKTDREEIEHRKFIEEEIIDLLEIEQIRHQPVGRLPYGLQKRVELGRALALEPELLILDEPLAGLNLEEVEDMARFILDVNEEARWKVTCLLVEHDMGVVMDLSHRVFVLNFGNMIMDGTPQEVQRHPEVIKAYLGEEDLYATRR, from the coding sequence TTGATCGGATCAGAAGAAATTAAAGGCAATGATGTCCTCTTGGAACTGGAGGACATTCATATGAGCTTCGGAAAGGTATCTGCGCTGGCCGGTGTAAGTCTTAAAATCAGAAGAGGGGAGATCCATTCCATCATCGGGCCCAACGGAGCCGGTAAGACGGTCATGATGAATTGCGTCAACGGCCTGTACCATCCCCAGCAGGGCAACATCTATTTTAAAGGGCAACAGATTAACCATCTCAAACCGCACCAGCGCGCCAACCTAAGAATTGCCAGAACCTTTCAGAAGGTGGAGGTCTTCGGCGGCATGACGGTGCTTGATAACATCCGCCTGGGCCGACACATCCATTACAAATCCGGCATCGTCAGCGGCGCTCTTTATGTCGGCAAGACCGACAGAGAAGAAATCGAACATCGAAAATTTATTGAAGAAGAAATCATCGATTTGCTCGAAATAGAGCAGATCCGGCATCAACCGGTCGGCCGACTCCCCTACGGTCTTCAAAAACGGGTGGAGTTGGGTCGGGCGTTGGCGCTGGAACCGGAACTGCTGATTCTAGACGAGCCCCTGGCAGGCCTCAATCTCGAAGAGGTGGAGGACATGGCCCGGTTTATCCTGGATGTGAATGAAGAAGCCCGCTGGAAAGTGACCTGCCTGCTGGTGGAGCACGACATGGGCGTGGTGATGGATCTGTCCCATCGTGTCTTTGTTCTTAATTTCGGCAACATGATCATGGACGGCACGCCCCAGGAAGTACAGCGTCATCCTGAGGTCATCAAAGCCTACCTGGGTGAAGAGGATTTATATGCAACCCGACGTTAA
- a CDS encoding TIGR00730 family Rossman fold protein: MEKQFLIDDLKIGEAWRLFKIIGEFVDGVENLHDLGPAVSIFGSARVMPDDPVYGQAEKLAALFAKNKFAVITGGGGGVMEAANKGAAEAGGTSVGLNIILPFEQQPNPYANISLEFNYFFIRKVMFVKYAMAYIIMPGGFGTLDELFEAVTLIQTHRIKPLPVILVGSEYWSGLIDWIKLRLLDEKRISPEDLEILQVMDKPEDIVKYVQKVVIL; this comes from the coding sequence ATGGAAAAACAATTCTTGATTGACGACTTGAAAATCGGGGAAGCCTGGCGTCTTTTTAAAATTATCGGAGAATTTGTAGATGGCGTCGAAAACCTGCATGATCTCGGCCCGGCGGTGAGCATCTTTGGGTCTGCCAGAGTTATGCCGGACGATCCGGTATACGGTCAGGCTGAAAAGCTGGCTGCGCTGTTTGCCAAAAACAAATTTGCCGTAATTACCGGCGGCGGCGGCGGTGTAATGGAGGCCGCCAATAAGGGCGCCGCCGAGGCCGGCGGCACATCGGTGGGGTTGAACATTATCCTGCCGTTTGAACAGCAGCCCAACCCTTATGCCAACATCAGCCTGGAATTTAATTATTTTTTTATCCGCAAGGTCATGTTTGTCAAATACGCCATGGCCTATATCATCATGCCCGGCGGCTTTGGTACGCTGGATGAACTGTTTGAAGCGGTTACGCTGATCCAGACCCATCGGATAAAACCCCTGCCGGTCATTCTGGTGGGGTCCGAATACTGGTCCGGATTGATCGACTGGATCAAGCTCCGGCTGCTGGATGAAAAGCGGATTTCTCCCGAAGATCTTGAAATTCTGCAGGTTATGGATAAACCGGAAGATATCGTCAAGTATGTTCAGAAAGTCGTGATCCTTTAA
- a CDS encoding HPr family phosphocarrier protein, which produces MNDHRKSFVKDAIITNELGLHARSAAKIAKIAQRATGKIWIMKDALEADAASVIDILTLEGFKGSKITIRIEDHNDAEILDELEQLVSSGFGE; this is translated from the coding sequence ATGAACGACCATAGAAAAAGTTTTGTTAAAGATGCCATCATCACCAATGAACTGGGACTTCATGCAAGATCTGCCGCCAAGATTGCGAAAATTGCCCAACGCGCTACCGGTAAGATTTGGATCATGAAAGACGCTTTGGAAGCCGATGCTGCCAGCGTTATCGACATACTGACGCTGGAAGGATTTAAGGGTTCTAAAATTACCATCAGGATTGAGGACCACAACGACGCTGAGATCCTGGACGAATTGGAACAGCTTGTGTCAAGCGGATTTGGGGAATAG
- the ptsP gene encoding phosphoenolpyruvate--protein phosphotransferase gives MPAKKATEIKLTGINASPGICIGKAYLVDTEGVEVVEKYHVDGKNLATEIKRFKAAVEKAKEELRSIIRKTPEELRQHAYILETHMVLLKDKMLYGSTIDTIKNEQVNAEWALKKVASHVRSMFQAISDDYLRERASDIMQVADRIMRNLIGAKGIDISAIDKRVILVAHDLSPADTSQIHLERVMGFVTNLGGKASHTGIIARTLEIPAVLGLVKATRMIKNDDVIIVDGTTGIVIINPTEQTLVAYEERRVGYDEYKALIARSGHLPAETADGFRLQAMGNIELPEEIFAVINYGGEGVGLYRTEFQYLSRPFFPGEDELYDKYKDVVEVMAPRPVTIRTLDINGDKALANATGSDEANPALGLRAIRYCLQKPDVFKTQLRAILRAAAHGNVRVMFPLISSVDEVRQTIQMLDESADSLAKEGVSFNRDIEVGIMIEVPAAVIMADDLAQIVDFFSIGTNDLIQYSLAIDRGNRQVAHLYHPLHPAIIRMIKHVADVAKDKGIKVFMCGEMAGDPAYIPILLGLGMDELSMNPQSIPAVKGMIRSLKLKDAKLFVKDVLKQATATDIEKMVQKTYGSVLSDMIYSG, from the coding sequence ATGCCAGCAAAAAAAGCAACGGAAATAAAACTAACCGGCATCAATGCCTCTCCGGGCATATGCATCGGCAAGGCATACCTGGTGGATACCGAAGGTGTTGAAGTCGTTGAAAAGTACCATGTCGATGGCAAAAACCTTGCAACCGAAATAAAACGGTTCAAGGCCGCTGTGGAAAAAGCCAAAGAGGAACTGCGCAGCATCATCCGGAAAACGCCGGAAGAACTTCGTCAGCACGCTTACATCCTCGAAACCCATATGGTGCTGCTGAAAGACAAGATGCTCTATGGCAGCACCATTGATACCATTAAAAACGAGCAGGTCAACGCCGAGTGGGCCTTAAAAAAAGTGGCCTCCCATGTCAGGTCCATGTTTCAGGCAATATCGGATGATTACCTCAGGGAGCGGGCCTCCGATATCATGCAGGTCGCCGATCGGATTATGCGCAACCTTATCGGCGCTAAAGGGATCGATATTTCAGCCATTGACAAACGGGTCATTCTGGTGGCGCACGACTTGTCTCCGGCCGACACCAGCCAGATACATCTGGAACGGGTAATGGGGTTTGTGACCAATCTTGGCGGCAAGGCCTCTCATACCGGCATCATTGCCCGTACCCTTGAAATTCCGGCTGTGCTGGGGCTCGTTAAAGCCACCCGCATGATCAAAAATGACGACGTTATCATTGTGGACGGCACCACCGGTATCGTCATCATCAACCCCACCGAACAGACACTGGTAGCGTATGAAGAACGCCGGGTCGGCTATGATGAATATAAAGCCCTCATCGCCCGCAGCGGTCATTTGCCGGCGGAAACAGCGGATGGGTTTCGACTCCAGGCCATGGGGAACATCGAACTGCCCGAAGAAATTTTTGCGGTCATCAACTACGGCGGCGAAGGCGTTGGACTCTACCGAACGGAATTTCAGTATCTCAGCCGCCCTTTCTTTCCGGGTGAAGATGAACTTTATGACAAGTACAAGGATGTTGTCGAAGTCATGGCCCCCAGACCCGTAACCATTCGAACCCTCGACATCAATGGCGACAAGGCTCTTGCCAACGCCACCGGTTCGGACGAGGCCAATCCGGCCCTGGGATTACGCGCCATTCGCTACTGCCTGCAAAAGCCGGATGTATTCAAGACCCAGCTCCGGGCTATTTTACGGGCCGCCGCCCACGGCAACGTTCGCGTCATGTTTCCCTTGATATCCAGCGTTGATGAAGTCCGCCAGACCATCCAGATGCTGGATGAGTCCGCCGATTCACTCGCCAAAGAAGGGGTTTCGTTTAACCGGGATATAGAAGTCGGCATTATGATAGAGGTCCCGGCGGCCGTGATTATGGCGGATGACCTGGCGCAGATCGTTGACTTTTTCAGCATCGGCACCAATGACCTGATCCAGTATTCTCTGGCCATCGATCGGGGCAACCGTCAGGTCGCCCACCTCTACCACCCCCTGCATCCGGCCATTATCCGCATGATCAAGCACGTAGCCGATGTGGCCAAAGACAAAGGCATCAAGGTCTTTATGTGCGGTGAAATGGCCGGAGACCCGGCGTATATACCGATTCTGCTGGGCCTGGGAATGGACGAATTAAGCATGAACCCGCAATCGATTCCGGCCGTCAAAGGCATGATCCGCTCGCTGAAGCTAAAAGACGCCAAACTCTTTGTGAAAGATGTTTTAAAACAGGCGACGGCGACCGATATCGAAAAAATGGTCCAAAAGACCTATGGCAGCGTGCTGTCAGACATGATCTACTCTGGATGA
- the smpB gene encoding SsrA-binding protein SmpB, with the protein MNDKPIKIITVNRKARHDYFIEDEFEAGMVLQGTEVKSLRLGRVNLKDCYARITNGEVFVHQMHISPYPFAYYDNHDPLRPRKLLLHAHEIKRLYGKVNEKGLSLVPLKVYFQKGKAKITIALARGKRKYDKRESLRERDGKRELDRARKDH; encoded by the coding sequence TTGAACGATAAGCCCATTAAAATTATAACCGTAAACCGCAAGGCCCGCCACGACTATTTTATCGAAGATGAATTTGAAGCGGGCATGGTCTTGCAGGGAACCGAAGTCAAGTCTCTGCGGCTGGGACGGGTCAACTTGAAGGATTGCTACGCCAGAATAACCAACGGAGAGGTTTTTGTCCATCAGATGCACATCAGCCCCTACCCCTTTGCCTATTATGACAACCACGACCCCTTAAGGCCCCGCAAGCTGCTGCTGCACGCACATGAGATCAAGCGGCTTTATGGCAAAGTGAACGAAAAAGGACTTTCCCTGGTCCCCTTGAAGGTTTATTTCCAGAAGGGAAAGGCAAAAATCACCATCGCACTTGCCCGCGGCAAGCGCAAATACGATAAAAGAGAGTCCCTCCGCGAGCGCGATGGCAAAAGGGAACTGGACCGGGCGCGCAAGGATCACTGA
- a CDS encoding site-specific integrase, which produces MAKKLNQHLYRDKISGVWYFQKKVRGMAKPYKFSLETKSVVEARRKRDDHLKEINIHGQILKTDAVTVEDSMPFGEVAKRWSEIVKTQVEETTFNNYRKVMNCHVLPCFGNTPIDSMTSLDIETFISKLKCGSKTKQNILTPFRLVMKFAKKHKIIPSNPFVDVDPIKKTKGEQKRPLSLKEIKSFIDALDVVWKPLFILLFFSGVRIAEASALKWKRVDFKNGVVKIRRNLVRGKAGKLIYKTPKTESSIRDVKIPEFVIEALRVQRKITWKGDGDNFVFLNKAGRPIHRHTLNNTVVKPALEKVGITSQISIKDTRATFITNALDENERMSFIQKQVGHANTRMIVDHYYRHTPAPDDGSHLEKAWNSTRILPESDE; this is translated from the coding sequence ATGGCGAAAAAATTAAATCAACATTTGTACCGGGATAAAATCAGTGGTGTGTGGTATTTTCAAAAGAAAGTTAGGGGCATGGCAAAGCCGTACAAATTTTCCTTGGAAACCAAATCCGTGGTTGAAGCCAGGCGTAAGCGTGATGATCATTTGAAAGAAATCAATATCCACGGGCAAATTCTGAAAACAGATGCCGTAACGGTTGAAGATTCTATGCCGTTTGGGGAAGTGGCCAAAAGGTGGTCAGAAATCGTGAAAACCCAGGTGGAAGAGACAACTTTTAATAATTACCGCAAGGTTATGAACTGTCATGTGCTGCCATGCTTTGGAAATACACCAATTGATTCCATGACCAGTCTCGACATAGAGACGTTCATCAGCAAGTTAAAATGCGGGAGCAAGACCAAGCAGAACATCTTGACCCCTTTCAGACTCGTGATGAAGTTCGCTAAGAAACATAAAATCATCCCGTCCAATCCATTTGTTGATGTAGATCCTATCAAGAAAACTAAGGGGGAACAGAAAAGGCCGCTATCGCTTAAAGAAATTAAGTCTTTTATCGATGCGTTGGACGTTGTCTGGAAACCGTTGTTCATCCTTTTATTTTTCTCAGGAGTCCGGATTGCGGAGGCATCTGCATTGAAATGGAAGCGCGTAGATTTCAAAAATGGTGTTGTGAAAATCCGCCGAAATCTTGTTCGGGGCAAAGCTGGAAAGCTAATCTACAAGACACCCAAGACCGAAAGCTCGATTCGTGATGTTAAAATACCGGAGTTCGTAATTGAAGCGCTACGAGTGCAGCGGAAAATAACTTGGAAAGGTGATGGAGACAACTTCGTTTTCTTAAACAAAGCTGGTCGACCCATTCACCGGCATACCCTGAACAATACAGTGGTAAAGCCAGCCCTCGAAAAGGTTGGTATTACTTCACAAATCAGCATTAAGGATACCAGGGCGACCTTCATCACTAACGCGTTGGATGAAAATGAGCGTATGAGCTTCATTCAAAAACAGGTCGGGCATGCCAACACGCGGATGATTGTAGATCATTATTATCGGCACACCCCAGCTCCAGATGATGGGTCACATTTAGAAAAAGCCTGGAATTCTACCAGGATTCTACCAGAGTCGGATGAGTAA